A single region of the Ziziphus jujuba cultivar Dongzao chromosome 10, ASM3175591v1 genome encodes:
- the LOC107412367 gene encoding LOW QUALITY PROTEIN: subtilisin-like protease SBT3 (The sequence of the model RefSeq protein was modified relative to this genomic sequence to represent the inferred CDS: deleted 2 bases in 1 codon; substituted 2 bases at 2 genomic stop codons): MGLKQMLISLPCIIFFLACIFLGFLQTTLGSAERATYVAHMDKSFKLDFHPTHHHWYSSIVDSLNNGNDPSSSSSSLLYTYDTAIHGFSATLSLQELEILKKSPGFVSAYNDKIAMAHTTRSIDFLSLNPSTGLWPASNHDEDVIIGVIDSGVFLXSESFKDDGMIAKIKGICGREEFNSSMCNNTLIGARYYNKAAIAQNFTINMNSPRDISGHGTHTASTAAGNYVEDVSYFGYAKGTARGVAPRSKVVVYKVLWGTGIGKGFSADITAALDQPIADGVDVISGFIEFGDAQLYENSLAIASFAAMEKGVVVSASVGNDGPDLRTLTNDIPWALTVTAGSVDQSFGGTLTFGNGLNLVGWTLFPANAIVENYPLIYNKTFSACNSSKLLSDSAPQGIICDQTWPVLDQIQHVTMAQLFGAIFISNSSEILFELGXITCPGVVISPQDAYPVIKYAESSENPSVSIKFQKTFVRTKPAPLAAMYSSRGPSLNSQHIMKPDIMAPGTRILAAYVLTQQSGVIRSNVFFPSNYNLLSGTSMACPHASGVAALLKGVHPEWSPAAIRSAMMTTANPLDNTQNTIRDNGNRLEFASPLAIGSSHIDPNRAVDPGLVYDATPQDYVNLLCSMNFTSNQILTITRSRAYNCSNPSSNLNYPPFIVYYDNQTISRTQKFDRILTNVGDSVSQYKAKVAAPVGSEVIVSPDTLVFGKKNEKQRYCLIIKYGSDEQGKESFGEIVWVEENRNHTVRRPIVVSLFI, translated from the exons atGGGGCTCAAACAAATGCTTATTTCTCTTCCATGCATTATCTTCTTTCTTGCATGCATTTTCTTGGGTTTTCTACAAACTACTTTAGGTTCAGCAGAAAGGGCAACTTATGTTGCTCATATGGACAAGTCTTTCAAGCTTGACTTCCACCCTACCCACCACCATTGGTACTCCTCCATTGTTGACTCTCTCAACAATGGCAATGATccttcctcatcatcatcatcacttcTATACACTTACGATACCGCTATTCATGGCTTCAGTGCAACTCTGTCtctacaagaattagagattctAAAGAAGTCCCCAGGATTCGTCTCAGCTTACAATGACAAAATCGCCATGGCCCACACAACCCGCTCCATAGACTTCCTCTCCCTCAACCCCTCCACTGGTCTATGGCCTGCTTCAAACCACGACGAAGATGTCATCATTGGTGTCATTGATTCCGGCGTCTTTCTGTAGAGTGAGAGCTTCAAAGACGATGGAATGATTgcaaaaattaaaggaatttgC GGAAGGGAAGAGTTCAATTCATCCATGTGTAACAATACGCTCATAGGAGCTAGATACTACAACAAGGCTGCCATTGCTCAAAATTTCACCATCAATATGAACTCTCCTCGGGACATTAGTGGGCATGGGACTCACACAGCTTCCACAGCTGCTGGGAACTATGTGGAAGATGTTTCTTATTTCGGCTATGCTAAAGGGACTGCAAGAGGTGTTGCACCACGCTCAAAGGTGGTCGTTTACAAGGTCTTATGGGGTACTGGGATAGGCAAAGGCTTTTCCGCTGATATTACAGCAGCCTTAGACCAACCTATTGCTGATGGAGTGGATGTTATCTCAGGCTTTATAGAATTCGGTGATGCACAATTGTATGAGAATTCATTAGCAATAGCTTCTTTTGCTGCCATGGAGAAGGGTGTGGTGGTTTCTGCTTCTGTAGGAAATGATGGCCCAGATCTTAGGACTCTGACCAATGACATTCCATGGGCCTTGACTGTTACTGCAGGGTCAGTAGACCAATCATTTGGTGGGACACTAACCTTTGGAAACGGACTGAATCTAGTGGGGTGGACCTTGTTTCCAGCAAATGCCATCGTTGAGAACTATCCtttaatatataacaaaaccTTCTCCGCATGCAACTCGTCCAAATTGTTATCGGATTCTGCCCCTCAAGGG atcatCTGTGATCAAACTTGGCCTGTTCTTGATCAAATCCAACATGTCACCATGGCACAGTTGTTTGGAGCAATATTCATCTCAAACTCttctgaaatattatttgaattggGATAAATTACATGTCCCGGTGTTGTGATAAGCCCACAGGATGCATACCCTGTGATCAAATATGCAGAAAGTAGTGAGAATCCTTCCGTGAGCATCAAGTTTCAAAAGACCTTTGTTAGGACAAAGCCTGCACCATTAGCCGCCATGTACAGTTCGAGAGGTCCTTCTCTAAATTCCCAACACATCATGAAGCCGGACATAATGGCACCCGGGACTAGAATTTTGGCTGCCTATGTTCTAACTCAACAATCAGGAGTAATTAGATCCAATGTGTTTTTCCCAAGCAACTACAATTTATTATCTGGGACATCAATGGCTTGTCCTCATGCTTCTGGTGTGGCAGCATTACTAAAAGGCGTACATCCTGAGTGGAGTCCGGCTGCAATTAGATCAGCCATGATGACTACAGCCAATCCATTGGACAATACTCAAAACACAATTCGTGACAATGGAAATCGTTTGGAATTCGCTTCGCCTTTAGCTATTGGATCAAGTCACATTGATCCTAACAGAGCAGTTGACCCAGGTTTGGTATATGATGCAACTCCACAAGACTATGTGAATCTGCTTTGCTCCATGAATTTTACCAGTAACCAAATCTTAACCATCACTAGATCACGAGCCTATAATTGTTCCAACCCATCTTCTAATTTGAACTACCCaccttttattgtttattatgatAACCAAACAATATCAAGGACTCAGAAGTTTGATAGAATTTTAACTAATGTGGGAGACAGTGTTTCACAATATAAGGCTAAGGTGGCAGCTCCAGTGGGTTCTGAAGTAATTGTTTCACCAGACACATTAGTCTTTGGGAAGAAGAATGAGAAACAAAGGTACTGtcttataataaaatatggaagCGATGAGCAAGGAAAAGAATCGTTTGGAGAAATTGTTTGGGTTGAAGAAAACAGAAACCACACTGTGAGGAGGCCAATTGTTGTATCCCTGTTTATCTGA